In Microbulbifer salipaludis, a genomic segment contains:
- a CDS encoding DUF4136 domain-containing protein: MKHWKPFTASTTTSALLALSLAGALAVPFTLTGCASPPTDNAAAAALSQYRTFGFAPVTASNGRAVSLAQNEVSQQLMSRGLMPSSNPDLLVNVQVRAYPTNQMLTSVPHASVRQSATEGQLTIDLVDARQKHLVWQGRTVAPITRQVLNEPQRSMDRGVSEAFRSFPLRAR, from the coding sequence ATGAAACACTGGAAGCCCTTTACCGCTTCTACCACCACCTCTGCTCTACTGGCCCTTTCCCTGGCCGGAGCTCTGGCAGTGCCATTCACTCTGACCGGGTGCGCCAGCCCGCCCACGGACAACGCTGCGGCAGCCGCATTGAGCCAGTACCGAACCTTTGGCTTCGCACCGGTTACCGCCAGTAACGGCCGCGCCGTGTCACTGGCGCAGAATGAAGTTTCCCAACAATTGATGTCCCGCGGCCTGATGCCAAGCAGTAATCCCGACCTGCTAGTGAACGTGCAGGTGCGCGCATATCCCACGAATCAAATGCTGACAAGTGTGCCACATGCCAGCGTCAGGCAATCCGCCACCGAGGGGCAATTGACAATTGACCTTGTCGATGCGCGTCAAAAGCATCTGGTGTGGCAAGGCCGCACGGTCGCACCGATTACCCGGCAGGTGCTAAACGAACCCCAGCGCTCCATGGACCGCGGGGTGAGTGAGGCATTTCGCAGCTTTCCGCTACGCGCACGCTAA
- the gndA gene encoding NADP-dependent phosphogluconate dehydrogenase, with protein MSDALCDIGFIGAGVMGKNLILNLVDNGYRVCAFDLDHGRLETLLEQDASERGDQPPRVEVCNSYTELLSRVKAPHLVILSVPAGAPVDDVCNKLLDAGLQADDIVIDTGNSLWTDSVERCKRYEGKLIFFTTAVSGGEVGARFGPSLMPSGDRYAWARIEPVWHAIAAKVDPASGQPIERFEPGNPVKEGEPCAAYIGPIGSGHFVKMVHNGIEYADMQMICEVYDVMRSALEMSPQEIAGVFREWNKGVLNSYLIDISAEVLDTLDSETGKPLVDVILDRAGQKGTGLWTAVGALQTGCPAPSIAEAVFARSLSTRKVLRTRAAKKLVGPDVAPVPQEEREAVIAQLHDALYCAKICVYAQGFDLMKLAAREQGWELNFAEIARIWRAGCIIRAVFLQSISDAYERDTKLSNLLLDDFFIDQIARHQGNWRRAVADATIGGIPVPALSSALSYYDAFRRESLPANLLQAQRDFFGAHTFSRVDKPEQEKYHVLWGESGRPIKKV; from the coding sequence ATGTCAGATGCACTTTGCGATATCGGCTTCATTGGCGCGGGCGTCATGGGGAAGAACCTGATCCTCAACCTCGTCGACAACGGATATCGCGTATGCGCGTTTGATCTGGACCACGGGCGGCTCGAGACTCTGCTGGAGCAAGACGCCAGTGAGCGTGGCGACCAGCCACCGCGGGTGGAAGTGTGCAATTCCTATACGGAATTACTGTCGCGGGTGAAAGCGCCGCACCTGGTTATTCTCTCGGTGCCTGCCGGTGCGCCGGTGGACGATGTCTGCAACAAGCTGCTGGATGCCGGGCTACAGGCGGACGATATCGTGATCGACACCGGCAACAGCCTGTGGACCGACTCCGTGGAGCGCTGCAAGCGCTATGAGGGCAAGCTGATTTTCTTCACCACGGCGGTGTCTGGTGGCGAAGTGGGTGCGCGCTTCGGACCGTCGTTGATGCCCAGTGGCGACCGCTACGCCTGGGCCCGCATCGAACCCGTGTGGCATGCCATCGCCGCCAAGGTGGACCCCGCCTCGGGACAGCCAATCGAGCGGTTTGAACCGGGTAACCCGGTGAAGGAAGGGGAGCCCTGTGCCGCCTATATCGGCCCCATCGGTTCCGGGCATTTCGTGAAGATGGTGCACAACGGCATCGAGTATGCCGACATGCAGATGATCTGCGAAGTGTACGACGTAATGCGCAGCGCCCTGGAGATGTCGCCCCAGGAAATTGCCGGGGTCTTCCGCGAGTGGAATAAAGGGGTGCTGAACAGTTACCTCATCGACATCAGTGCCGAGGTTCTGGATACCCTGGACTCTGAAACCGGCAAGCCGCTGGTGGATGTGATTCTTGATCGCGCGGGTCAAAAGGGCACCGGTTTGTGGACGGCGGTCGGCGCCTTGCAGACCGGTTGTCCCGCGCCGAGTATTGCGGAAGCCGTGTTTGCGCGTTCGCTTTCCACTCGCAAGGTGCTGCGTACCCGCGCGGCGAAAAAACTGGTGGGGCCGGATGTGGCACCGGTGCCACAAGAAGAGCGCGAAGCTGTGATTGCACAGCTGCACGATGCGCTCTACTGCGCAAAAATCTGCGTGTATGCGCAGGGATTTGACTTGATGAAGCTGGCCGCCAGAGAGCAGGGGTGGGAGCTGAATTTTGCCGAGATCGCCAGAATCTGGCGGGCCGGCTGTATTATTCGCGCGGTGTTCCTGCAGTCCATCAGCGATGCCTACGAGCGTGACACCAAGCTTTCCAATCTGCTGCTGGATGATTTTTTCATCGATCAAATCGCCCGTCACCAGGGCAACTGGCGCCGGGCCGTGGCCGATGCCACCATCGGCGGTATCCCTGTGCCGGCCCTGTCTTCCGCCTTGAGCTACTACGACGCTTTCCGTCGCGAATCCCTGCCGGCCAACCTGCTGCAGGCGCAGCGAGACTTTTTCGGCGCACACACCTTTTCACGGGTGGACAAGCCAGAGCAGGAAAAGTACCACGTACTCTGGGGTGAGTCTGGCAGGCCGATAAAAAAAGTCTGA
- a CDS encoding HAD family hydrolase: MPAYDYLVFDLDGTLSDPAEGFVNSMNHALLAFDYPTRPASELVPHIGPPLEITLAKLTGSEDGPHIQALVDKYRERYGASGYAENTLYPGISEMLERLSQKDGIRLGVCTSKRADFAERILKQFGLYHYFEFVSGGDVGIAKWQQLQRLLADNRISKRALMIGDRHFDLSAAAKNQLPSAGVLWGYGSRTELDEHGPAHLFAHPEEILNII, from the coding sequence ATGCCCGCCTACGACTATCTCGTGTTTGACCTGGATGGAACCCTGAGCGACCCGGCTGAGGGGTTCGTAAATTCCATGAATCATGCGTTGCTCGCCTTTGACTATCCGACCCGGCCGGCAAGCGAGCTGGTACCACACATCGGCCCGCCGCTGGAGATCACCCTGGCCAAGCTCACGGGCTCGGAAGACGGCCCCCATATCCAGGCCTTGGTCGACAAGTACCGGGAACGCTACGGGGCAAGCGGCTACGCGGAAAACACCCTGTATCCGGGCATTTCCGAGATGCTGGAACGCCTCAGCCAGAAAGATGGTATCCGGCTCGGGGTATGCACCTCCAAACGCGCGGACTTTGCAGAGCGCATACTCAAACAATTCGGGCTGTACCACTATTTCGAGTTTGTCAGTGGCGGCGATGTGGGAATTGCCAAGTGGCAGCAACTGCAGAGGCTGCTCGCAGACAACCGGATCTCAAAGCGCGCACTGATGATTGGCGATCGCCACTTCGACCTGTCCGCCGCCGCAAAAAATCAACTGCCAAGTGCCGGGGTACTGTGGGGCTATGGTTCCCGCACGGAACTCGACGAGCACGGCCCGGCGCACCTGTTCGCCCATCCCGAGGAAATCCTGAACATTATTTGA
- the rdgC gene encoding recombination-associated protein RdgC, protein MWFKNLRVYRLTREFTLSAEQLNELLEPGTFTPCGSQDLARYGWVPPLGRHGSALVHAANGYLMVCAKKQEKVIPAAVVNEKVEEMALAIAEKEARSVGRKERQNLKDEVLLEMRPKAFARSRLQFAYIDPKDGWIVVNASSAKAAEELLENLREAISSLSVIPLTAKNIPQQSMTHWLTAPEAPPNFEFGHECELRDPQESGSVIRCKNQDLCAEEIHNHLVAGMQVHKLGLTWRDGVELMVDDQLAIKRLKFSDAVTEKADNADADNAAQRFDIEFSVMTLEISALLKDLLNAFGGLNTDTASVDEIVARASREDREQQLSREVEEVE, encoded by the coding sequence ATGTGGTTTAAAAACCTCCGCGTCTACCGCCTTACCCGCGAATTCACGCTTTCCGCTGAACAACTGAACGAATTGCTGGAGCCTGGTACCTTTACGCCATGCGGCAGCCAGGATTTGGCCCGCTACGGCTGGGTTCCGCCATTGGGGCGTCACGGCAGTGCACTGGTACACGCCGCCAACGGCTACCTGATGGTGTGCGCCAAGAAGCAGGAGAAGGTGATCCCCGCGGCAGTGGTCAATGAGAAGGTCGAGGAAATGGCCCTGGCCATCGCGGAAAAAGAAGCCCGCAGCGTGGGCCGCAAAGAGCGGCAAAATCTCAAAGACGAAGTCCTGCTAGAGATGCGCCCCAAGGCCTTCGCGCGCTCCCGGCTGCAGTTTGCCTATATCGACCCCAAAGACGGCTGGATCGTAGTCAATGCCTCCTCGGCCAAGGCCGCCGAAGAACTGCTGGAAAACCTGCGAGAAGCCATCAGCAGCCTCTCGGTGATACCGCTGACGGCAAAGAATATTCCCCAGCAGTCCATGACCCACTGGCTCACCGCCCCGGAAGCGCCGCCCAACTTCGAATTCGGCCACGAGTGCGAACTGCGCGACCCGCAGGAATCCGGCAGCGTGATCCGTTGTAAAAACCAGGACCTGTGCGCAGAGGAAATCCACAATCACCTGGTGGCGGGCATGCAGGTGCACAAGCTTGGGCTTACCTGGCGCGATGGCGTGGAGCTGATGGTGGACGACCAGCTCGCCATCAAGCGCCTGAAGTTCAGCGATGCGGTCACTGAAAAAGCGGACAATGCCGACGCGGACAATGCGGCGCAGCGCTTCGACATTGAATTCTCGGTAATGACCCTGGAAATCTCCGCCCTGCTGAAGGACCTGCTCAATGCCTTTGGCGGACTCAATACAGACACCGCCAGCGTCGATGAGATTGTCGCCCGCGCAAGTCGCGAGGATCGAGAACAACAACTCAGCAGAGAAGTGGAAGAAGTGGAGTAG
- the ybaK gene encoding Cys-tRNA(Pro) deacylase — protein MTPAIKTAEKAKIPFQVHTYTHDPAAASYGLEAAEKLGVSPQSVFKTLVVALDGASLAVAVLPVEHSLSMKLIAKAAGAKKAEMADKQVVQRSTGYVLGGVSPLGQKKPLPTFLHDSAKGLETLYVSAGRRGLEIELAPQDLLALTRGTFAALCQ, from the coding sequence ATGACTCCAGCCATCAAGACCGCAGAAAAAGCAAAAATTCCATTTCAGGTCCATACATACACCCACGATCCTGCGGCAGCATCCTACGGACTTGAGGCGGCGGAGAAGCTTGGGGTATCGCCGCAAAGTGTTTTCAAGACCCTGGTCGTCGCGCTGGACGGTGCATCGCTCGCCGTGGCCGTGCTACCGGTCGAGCACTCCCTCAGCATGAAGTTGATCGCCAAGGCCGCCGGTGCAAAGAAAGCGGAGATGGCCGACAAGCAGGTGGTGCAACGATCCACGGGATATGTGCTGGGTGGCGTGAGCCCACTGGGGCAGAAAAAACCGCTGCCCACCTTCCTGCACGATTCCGCCAAAGGACTGGAAACCCTATACGTCAGCGCCGGTCGGCGGGGCCTGGAAATTGAGCTCGCGCCGCAAGATCTGCTGGCACTCACCCGCGGCACCTTCGCTGCGCTCTGTCAGTAG